Proteins found in one Clostridium kluyveri DSM 555 genomic segment:
- a CDS encoding GNAT family N-acetyltransferase, protein MNITIRKVNINDLDSVAKVEAECFPQAEAAAKSSLKERIKTFPESFFVAEIDNEIIGFINGCVINGTVIYDKLYKDSTLHVPEGDYQTIFGLDVVPNYRHRGIATQLMNYMIKSSKLSGRKGIILTCKDNLIEYYEKFGYKNKGISKSVHGGAKWYDMILEFNEE, encoded by the coding sequence ATGAATATTACAATTAGAAAAGTAAATATAAATGATTTGGACTCAGTAGCAAAAGTGGAGGCAGAGTGTTTCCCACAGGCAGAAGCGGCTGCGAAATCATCTTTAAAAGAGCGTATTAAAACATTCCCAGAGAGCTTTTTTGTAGCAGAAATTGATAATGAAATAATTGGATTTATAAATGGATGTGTGATAAATGGTACTGTTATCTATGATAAACTCTATAAGGATTCTACATTACATGTGCCAGAAGGAGACTATCAGACTATTTTTGGACTTGATGTAGTGCCAAATTATCGCCACAGGGGAATTGCTACACAGTTGATGAATTATATGATAAAATCATCAAAATTGTCAGGACGTAAAGGAATTATATTAACCTGTAAAGATAATCTTATTGAATATTATGAAAAATTTGGATATAAAAATAAAGGTATATCAAAATCAGTACATGGAGGAGCTAAATGGTATGATATGATTTTAGAATTTAATGAGGAGTAA
- a CDS encoding 5-methyltetrahydropteroyltriglutamate--homocysteine S-methyltransferase, with the protein MSVTFENTVVRNAPPFRWDIVGSFLRPQSIKEARTKYENKEISQNDLHKIENEEIIKLVEMEKKVGLKSVTDGEFRRSWWHLDFMWGLEGVKKHVIEKGYQFNGLETRAETAQLTGKISSKNHPMVKHFKFLKSIAGEDAIARQTIPAPAQFLAEMQRRENKKITESFYKDLEELIVDIAAAYRDVIKQFYEAGCRNLQLDDCTWGMFCDTDYWKSRQRENVDAGEIAKLYARVNNEAIKDHPKDMIITMHVCRGNYHSTWASSGGYESIAEILFGTVAVDAFYLEYDSERAGGFEPLRFIKNQQVVLGLITSKSPKLEDKETVKARIKEASKYVPINQLCLSPQCGFASTEEGNILTEEEQWNKIRLVKKIAEEVWK; encoded by the coding sequence ATGAGTGTAACATTTGAAAATACAGTAGTAAGGAATGCTCCTCCTTTTAGATGGGATATAGTAGGAAGTTTTTTAAGACCACAATCTATTAAAGAGGCACGTACTAAGTATGAGAATAAGGAAATCTCTCAAAATGATTTACATAAAATAGAGAATGAAGAAATAATAAAACTGGTCGAAATGGAGAAAAAAGTAGGTTTAAAATCAGTTACTGACGGAGAATTTAGACGTTCCTGGTGGCATCTTGACTTTATGTGGGGCTTGGAAGGTGTAAAGAAGCATGTCATTGAAAAAGGATATCAGTTCAATGGATTAGAAACTAGGGCTGAAACTGCTCAATTAACGGGAAAAATCAGTTCCAAAAATCACCCAATGGTAAAACATTTTAAATTCTTGAAGAGTATTGCAGGAGAGGATGCAATAGCAAGACAGACTATTCCGGCTCCTGCACAATTTCTTGCTGAAATGCAGCGAAGAGAGAATAAAAAAATTACCGAATCATTTTATAAGGATTTAGAGGAACTTATAGTAGATATTGCCGCAGCCTATAGAGATGTTATTAAACAGTTTTATGAAGCTGGATGTCGTAATCTTCAATTAGATGATTGTACATGGGGTATGTTTTGTGATACGGACTATTGGAAATCACGCCAAAGAGAAAATGTTGATGCTGGAGAAATAGCAAAACTATATGCCCGTGTAAATAATGAGGCCATTAAAGATCATCCAAAAGATATGATTATTACAATGCATGTTTGCAGAGGTAACTACCATTCCACCTGGGCATCTTCTGGAGGGTATGAGTCTATTGCTGAAATTTTGTTTGGAACAGTAGCTGTAGATGCTTTCTATCTGGAGTATGATAGTGAACGTGCAGGAGGCTTTGAACCTCTTAGATTTATAAAAAATCAACAGGTAGTTTTAGGTCTTATTACTTCTAAGTCTCCTAAATTAGAAGATAAGGAAACTGTTAAAGCAAGAATTAAAGAAGCTTCTAAATATGTTCCTATAAATCAACTTTGTTTAAGTCCTCAATGTGGATTTGCATCTACTGAGGAAGGTAATATACTTACTGAAGAAGAACAGTGGAATAAAATAAGGCTTGTAAAGAAAATTGCAGAGGAAGTTTGGAAATAG
- a CDS encoding 5-methyltetrahydropteroyltriglutamate--homocysteine S-methyltransferase → MNNQVIGRKRDIPPYRYDIVGSFLRPEEIRLARRQYEKKEISKEELKEVEDIEIAKLVKKQKKIGLRAVTDGEFRRGWWHLDFFLGIKGTERIKINQGSNSYNKLMKAETFRVIDNIKFENHPMIDHFKYLKGITEGCIPKFSIPSPALFHFVESYNSNRFYKDNEKFLCDIIDVYKHAIKAFYDAGCRYLQLDDTTWGTLCSEIHRSRYVELGVDPDELAKDYVRLINESISCCPKDMTIVLHICRGNFHSMWFAAGGYEPVSKELFSNTKVDAFFLEYDNERSGDFSPLRFVKDQIVVLGLVTTKHGGLESKEELKARIFEACKYVDIDKLCLSPQCGFASTEEGNLITEEEQWAKLELIVETAKEIWIQ, encoded by the coding sequence ATGAATAATCAAGTTATAGGTAGAAAAAGAGATATTCCCCCATATAGATATGACATTGTAGGAAGTTTTTTGCGCCCAGAAGAAATAAGATTAGCCCGAAGACAATATGAAAAAAAAGAAATCTCAAAAGAAGAACTTAAAGAAGTGGAAGACATAGAAATTGCAAAACTTGTAAAAAAACAAAAAAAAATAGGACTGAGAGCTGTTACTGATGGAGAGTTCAGGCGGGGATGGTGGCATCTGGACTTTTTTTTGGGAATCAAAGGAACTGAAAGGATTAAAATAAATCAGGGCAGCAATTCCTACAATAAACTCATGAAAGCTGAAACATTTCGTGTTATTGACAATATAAAGTTTGAAAATCATCCCATGATTGATCATTTTAAATATTTAAAGGGTATTACAGAGGGGTGTATTCCTAAATTTTCAATACCTTCTCCTGCACTCTTTCATTTTGTAGAAAGTTATAATTCAAATAGATTTTATAAAGATAATGAAAAATTTCTCTGTGATATCATTGATGTCTATAAACATGCCATAAAAGCCTTTTATGACGCTGGGTGCAGGTATCTTCAGCTAGATGATACCACCTGGGGTACATTGTGCAGTGAAATTCACAGGAGCCGGTATGTAGAGTTAGGTGTAGATCCAGATGAACTGGCCAAAGATTATGTGAGGTTGATTAATGAATCAATTTCGTGCTGCCCTAAGGATATGACAATTGTACTTCACATATGTAGAGGAAATTTTCATTCTATGTGGTTTGCAGCAGGTGGGTATGAACCTGTTTCCAAAGAACTTTTTTCAAATACCAAGGTAGATGCTTTTTTTCTTGAATACGATAATGAACGTTCGGGAGATTTTTCTCCATTAAGGTTTGTAAAAGATCAGATAGTAGTATTAGGACTTGTTACCACAAAACATGGAGGTCTTGAAAGTAAAGAAGAATTAAAAGCTCGTATTTTTGAAGCCTGTAAGTATGTAGATATAGATAAGCTCTGTTTAAGTCCACAGTGTGGTTTTGCATCTACAGAAGAAGGCAATCTTATTACAGAAGAAGAGCAGTGGGCTAAACTGGAACTTATTGTTGAAACTGCAAAGGAGATTTGGATTCAATAA
- a CDS encoding LysR family transcriptional regulator, producing MTLQQLKYAIEIANCGSFNEAAKRLFISQPSLSKAIKELEVELGIGIFERTNRGISISIDGAEFLGYARQIIEQTEVLENRYHGERFKALHFSLSTQHYAFVVDAFIKLMKSNDNSKYEFTLKETKTYEIIEDVKTLKSDIGILYTNDLNSKVMNKLFSDSNIKFTPLFNVTPHVFVGKNHPLLNKKVVTMEDLASFPFIVFDQGEKNSLNFSEEILNFSNTNKSIVVNDRATLSNLLTGSDGYTVGTGVLVPAFNGDEIQSIPIESDQIVTIGWISHKNIKLSKIAAKYIEILNYDIATKYLEFNYCLL from the coding sequence ATGACACTGCAGCAGCTAAAGTATGCAATAGAAATTGCCAATTGTGGTTCTTTTAACGAAGCTGCAAAGCGACTTTTTATATCCCAGCCAAGTCTTTCCAAGGCCATAAAGGAATTGGAGGTGGAACTTGGAATTGGCATTTTTGAGAGAACCAACAGAGGAATTAGTATATCTATAGATGGGGCGGAATTTTTAGGATATGCACGTCAGATTATAGAGCAGACAGAGGTATTGGAAAATAGATATCATGGAGAAAGATTTAAAGCATTGCATTTTTCCCTTTCAACTCAGCACTATGCCTTTGTGGTAGACGCCTTTATAAAGCTTATGAAGAGCAATGATAATTCAAAATATGAATTTACCTTAAAGGAAACTAAAACTTATGAGATCATTGAAGATGTAAAAACATTAAAAAGCGACATAGGTATATTATATACAAATGATTTGAATTCAAAGGTGATGAATAAACTTTTTAGTGACAGTAATATTAAATTCACACCTTTATTTAATGTAACACCCCATGTATTTGTGGGTAAGAATCATCCATTATTAAATAAAAAGGTTGTTACAATGGAGGATTTGGCTTCCTTTCCTTTTATAGTATTTGATCAAGGAGAAAAAAATTCATTGAATTTTTCAGAGGAGATTTTGAATTTTTCAAATACCAATAAGAGTATTGTAGTCAATGACAGGGCAACATTATCTAACTTATTAACAGGAAGTGATGGATACACTGTAGGAACAGGAGTGTTAGTTCCAGCCTTTAATGGAGATGAAATTCAATCTATTCCAATTGAAAGTGATCAAATAGTTACAATTGGATGGATTTCCCATAAGAATATAAAACTTAGTAAAATTGCAGCCAAGTATATAGAAATTTTAAACTATGATATTGCAACTAAATATTTGGAGTTTAATTACTGCTTACTATAG
- a CDS encoding O-acetylhomoserine aminocarboxypropyltransferase/cysteine synthase family protein — translation MKNYKINTKCVQAGYRPGNGEPRQVPIIQSTTFKYNTSEDMGKLFDLEASGYFYSRLQNPTNDYVAQKIADMESGTAAMLTSSGQAANFFALFNICNCGDHIVASSSIYGGTFNLISVTMSKMGITTTFVSPDCTEEELNAAFQTNTKAVFGETIANPALTVLDIEKFAKAAHAHDVPLIVDNTFPTPINCRPFEWGADIVTHSTTKYMDGHGAAVGGVIVDSGNFDWMAHADKFPGLCTPDDSYHGITYAEKFGKEGAFITKCTAQLMRDFGSIQSPQHAFILNLGLESLHVRMPRHCENGQAVAEFLQNHPKVAYVNYCGLPGDKYYKIAQKYLPNGSCGVVSFGLKGGREEAEIFMKNLKLVAIETHVADARSCCLNPATSTHRQMNDEELKEAGVPAELIRISCGIEDKEDLIYDISQSLDCIE, via the coding sequence ATGAAAAATTATAAAATAAATACAAAATGCGTACAGGCCGGTTATAGACCCGGCAATGGAGAACCACGTCAAGTTCCTATTATCCAAAGCACGACCTTTAAATATAATACTAGTGAAGATATGGGAAAATTGTTTGACCTTGAAGCCAGCGGCTATTTCTACAGTAGGCTGCAAAATCCAACAAATGACTATGTGGCTCAAAAAATTGCCGACATGGAAAGCGGTACTGCTGCCATGTTGACTTCTTCAGGGCAAGCTGCCAATTTTTTTGCCCTGTTTAATATTTGCAACTGTGGAGATCACATTGTTGCCTCTTCCAGTATTTACGGAGGCACTTTCAATTTAATTTCCGTAACCATGTCCAAAATGGGCATTACCACTACATTTGTTTCTCCTGATTGTACAGAAGAGGAATTAAATGCTGCCTTCCAAACTAATACAAAGGCAGTTTTTGGTGAAACAATTGCTAATCCCGCCCTTACTGTACTGGATATTGAAAAATTTGCAAAGGCTGCCCATGCACATGATGTTCCACTTATAGTAGATAATACTTTTCCAACACCTATTAATTGTCGTCCTTTTGAATGGGGTGCTGACATTGTTACCCATTCTACTACAAAGTACATGGATGGACACGGTGCCGCTGTGGGAGGAGTCATTGTAGACTCTGGAAATTTTGATTGGATGGCTCATGCTGATAAATTCCCGGGACTCTGTACACCAGATGACAGTTATCATGGTATTACCTATGCTGAAAAATTTGGCAAGGAAGGAGCTTTCATTACCAAATGTACTGCTCAACTGATGCGTGACTTTGGTTCTATTCAATCCCCACAGCATGCATTCATCTTAAATCTAGGACTGGAAAGCCTTCATGTCCGTATGCCGCGTCACTGCGAAAATGGACAAGCTGTTGCAGAATTCCTCCAAAATCATCCAAAGGTTGCCTATGTTAATTACTGTGGTCTGCCAGGTGACAAATACTATAAGATTGCACAGAAATATCTACCAAATGGTTCCTGTGGTGTTGTTTCATTTGGTTTAAAAGGTGGACGTGAAGAAGCTGAAATCTTTATGAAAAACCTTAAGCTTGTGGCTATTGAAACCCATGTAGCAGATGCCCGTAGCTGTTGTCTAAATCCTGCAACAAGTACACACCGCCAGATGAATGACGAAGAGTTAAAGGAAGCTGGAGTTCCAGCAGAATTAATCCGTATCAGCTGCGGCATTGAAGACAAAGAAGACTTGATTTATGATATTTCACAATCACTAGATTGTATTGAATAG
- a CDS encoding hemolysin family protein, whose product MESDPEPAGLMPQLGLIALLTLLNAFFASAEMAIVSLNKTRIKLLAEQSNKKAQLLEKLLKEPTKFLSTIQVGITLAGFFSSASAATGISYRIGNYLDKLNVPYGQEISFFLVTIILSYIMLVFGELFPKRVALQKSEEIAMLSIRPILFVSKLAIPFVKLLSISTNLLIRITGMNSSNLEEKVSIEEIRSLVEIGQENGVINSTEKEMINSIFEFDDKLAEEVMTPRTEVYLINIDKPLSEYIDELLQKRYSRIPVFEGDSDNIIGILYMKDFIIEAHRVGFENVDIRNIIHPAYFVPERKNIDELFKELQNYRKHMAILIDEYGGFSGIVTIEDLIEEVMGNINDEYDEDEPCVKKIDNKTFMVKGSISIDELNENLHLNLNEDSEDYDTLGGLLIKIIGRIPEDGEQPVLEYENITFDIEEVKEKRIERVKLHIEE is encoded by the coding sequence ATGGAATCAGACCCAGAACCTGCCGGTTTAATGCCTCAATTAGGATTGATTGCATTACTCACTCTGTTAAATGCTTTTTTTGCATCTGCAGAAATGGCAATTGTATCACTTAATAAAACTAGGATAAAGCTTTTAGCGGAACAGAGTAATAAAAAGGCACAACTATTGGAAAAGTTATTGAAGGAGCCAACTAAGTTTTTATCAACTATACAAGTGGGAATTACCCTTGCAGGATTTTTTTCAAGTGCGTCAGCAGCAACTGGTATTTCATACAGAATTGGAAATTATCTAGATAAACTTAATGTTCCTTATGGTCAAGAGATCTCATTTTTTTTAGTAACAATTATTTTATCCTATATCATGCTGGTTTTTGGAGAATTGTTTCCAAAGAGAGTGGCACTACAAAAATCAGAGGAAATTGCCATGCTTTCCATAAGACCAATTTTATTTGTATCAAAATTGGCGATACCTTTTGTTAAACTGCTTTCAATATCTACTAATCTTTTAATAAGAATTACGGGAATGAACAGTAGTAATTTGGAAGAGAAAGTTTCAATAGAAGAGATTAGGTCATTGGTAGAAATAGGACAAGAAAATGGAGTTATTAATTCCACTGAAAAAGAAATGATAAATAGTATATTTGAATTTGACGATAAATTGGCAGAAGAAGTAATGACACCTAGAACAGAAGTATACTTAATAAATATAGATAAGCCTTTGAGTGAATATATAGATGAACTGCTCCAAAAAAGGTATTCTAGGATTCCCGTATTTGAAGGAGACAGTGATAATATTATAGGTATACTTTATATGAAAGATTTTATAATTGAAGCCCATAGAGTAGGCTTTGAAAATGTAGATATAAGAAATATAATTCATCCTGCATATTTTGTACCTGAAAGAAAAAATATAGACGAGCTATTTAAGGAACTTCAAAATTATAGAAAGCATATGGCTATATTGATAGATGAATATGGAGGATTTTCAGGAATAGTAACTATAGAAGACTTAATTGAAGAAGTAATGGGAAATATAAACGATGAATACGATGAAGATGAGCCCTGTGTAAAAAAAATTGATAATAAAACATTCATGGTGAAAGGCAGTATTTCCATAGATGAATTAAATGAGAATTTGCATTTAAATCTGAATGAAGATTCTGAAGATTACGATACACTAGGAGGATTATTGATTAAAATTATAGGTCGCATACCAGAGGATGGAGAGCAGCCTGTACTTGAGTATGAAAATATTACATTTGATATAGAGGAAGTGAAAGAAAAAAGAATAGAAAGGGTTAAACTTCATATAGAAGAGTAA
- a CDS encoding Fur family transcriptional regulator, with protein MKKEFGMDNLKEKFHEFGYKYTDQRQLVMDVIIGHKDLHMNSEDINRILKQKGLNIGQSTIYRTLVMLEKMKIIRKVDLGDGYTRYELCNHLGHNHYHLICSDCGKIIDGRVTDREYYMLDKLKKQIYDMYDFQVEDYSVDFFGKCKSCNKDPRE; from the coding sequence GTGAAAAAAGAATTTGGAATGGATAATCTTAAAGAAAAGTTCCATGAATTTGGATACAAATATACGGATCAAAGGCAGCTTGTAATGGATGTTATAATTGGGCATAAAGATCTTCATATGAATAGTGAAGATATAAATCGAATTCTAAAACAAAAGGGATTAAATATAGGCCAATCAACTATTTATAGAACCCTCGTAATGCTGGAGAAGATGAAAATTATAAGGAAAGTGGATTTAGGGGATGGATATACAAGATATGAATTGTGTAATCATCTAGGACATAATCATTATCATTTGATCTGTTCAGATTGTGGAAAAATAATTGATGGCAGAGTTACTGACAGGGAATATTATATGCTTGATAAATTAAAAAAACAAATTTATGATATGTATGATTTTCAAGTGGAAGATTATAGTGTAGACTTTTTTGGCAAATGTAAGTCCTGTAATAAAGATCCTAGGGAGTAA
- the rpsD gene encoding 30S ribosomal protein S4: MATRREPKFKLCRRLGVNIYGHPKAMDRVKKVNSRHGSKISEYGRQLLEKQKIKAYYGLFEKQFKRYIRRAEKSKNVTGTALLKILECRLDNIVYRIGFGNSIRQSRQMVNHGHILVNNKKINIPSYEVHAGDVISLVQKSRNNKEFCFNFLDLRKFELPYIEKNFDNFQGILIRLPEKEELPIEVNEIAVVELYSK; this comes from the coding sequence ATGGCAACTCGCAGAGAACCTAAATTTAAATTATGCAGAAGATTAGGCGTAAATATCTATGGACATCCCAAAGCTATGGACAGAGTAAAAAAAGTAAATTCACGGCACGGCTCTAAGATATCTGAGTATGGCCGCCAACTATTAGAAAAACAAAAGATCAAAGCATATTATGGATTATTTGAAAAACAATTCAAAAGATATATAAGACGTGCAGAAAAAAGTAAAAATGTAACAGGTACTGCACTTCTAAAAATTTTAGAATGCAGACTTGATAATATAGTGTATAGAATAGGATTTGGAAATTCTATAAGACAATCAAGACAAATGGTAAACCATGGTCACATATTAGTCAATAACAAAAAAATCAATATACCTTCCTATGAAGTACATGCAGGTGATGTAATTTCCCTAGTACAAAAATCTAGAAATAATAAAGAGTTCTGTTTTAATTTTTTAGACCTAAGAAAATTTGAGTTACCCTACATAGAGAAAAATTTTGATAATTTTCAAGGAATATTGATAAGGCTTCCTGAAAAAGAAGAATTACCTATAGAAGTAAATGAAATTGCAGTAGTGGAATTGTATTCAAAATAA
- a CDS encoding GDSL-type esterase/lipase family protein, producing MYKKVKWLTILAIAAASTCIFSIGFAYSLSITNSSVNESDIKNNSENSENKTEEVMNQLDANSYNVLVMGDSLAKGTGDENNEGFAGGFVKLWKAKTSKPLKLTNIAVNGDTSSGLLNVVHSEQTLKYIQNSSIIFISIGGNEIKNFKNVDISSVDSSLPESKESSSAPNDAKSVENQYLNNLESIFKLIRSKNQNCIIVFIGLYNPFGSDITPDKVELLNNWNYKTDELVSEDNNSVYVPTYDLFKYNTTSYLAPDNFHPNAAGYDAISKRIFEVLKNYKN from the coding sequence ATGTATAAAAAGGTAAAATGGCTCACCATATTAGCTATTGCAGCAGCAAGTACTTGTATATTCAGCATAGGCTTTGCGTATTCACTTTCCATTACAAATAGTTCTGTAAATGAAAGTGATATTAAGAATAATAGTGAAAATAGTGAAAATAAAACTGAAGAAGTTATGAATCAATTGGATGCCAACTCATATAATGTGTTAGTCATGGGGGATTCTCTTGCAAAGGGAACGGGAGATGAAAATAATGAAGGTTTTGCAGGCGGTTTTGTTAAGCTCTGGAAAGCTAAAACTTCAAAACCCCTAAAACTTACTAATATTGCAGTTAATGGTGATACTTCATCTGGTCTTCTTAATGTTGTGCATAGTGAGCAGACACTGAAATATATACAGAATTCCAGTATTATATTTATTTCCATTGGAGGTAATGAGATTAAAAACTTTAAAAATGTAGATATATCCTCTGTGGATTCAAGTTTACCAGAATCGAAAGAATCATCTTCAGCACCAAATGATGCAAAGTCAGTTGAAAATCAATATTTAAATAACTTAGAAAGTATTTTTAAATTAATAAGAAGTAAAAATCAAAATTGTATTATTGTGTTTATTGGCCTGTACAATCCCTTTGGTAGTGACATAACTCCAGATAAGGTAGAATTATTAAATAATTGGAATTATAAAACTGATGAATTGGTGTCTGAAGATAATAATTCTGTATATGTGCCTACATATGACCTTTTTAAATATAATACTACAAGTTATCTTGCTCCTGATAATTTTCATCCCAATGCCGCAGGCTATGATGCCATTTCAAAGAGAATATTTGAGGTATTGAAGAATTATAAAAATTAG
- a CDS encoding ABC transporter permease subunit, whose product MLKLVENEVVKMLSKKKLILISVILLILVSLFCYGENSSYKNTIQRYTKASGQAQGYNWKSLVNQQILDLQDTLNRPYINDNRKNSINIQIEQLEYYLEHNINPITPNTGKFTIEFMQQAVYLFLPLLIVILAADVVSGEFSSKTIKVLLTRAVPRWKILLSKYIAVLILSCIVILEAVIMCILVSSFIFHSWGWNEPVATGFRVIADKLDSSGVVKVYQWQYAILIYSLGWFSSVNIATLAFMISTLVRSTATSIGIMLASLIGGEFLQLFLSDWPLVKYFFAINLDLPKYLTASYEPIAGMSLSFSVGVLCIWSLIALVISFIVFTKQDVLV is encoded by the coding sequence TTGTTAAAATTAGTGGAAAACGAAGTAGTTAAAATGCTATCTAAAAAGAAGCTTATACTTATTTCAGTCATTTTGTTAATATTGGTATCACTTTTTTGTTATGGAGAGAACTCTTCTTATAAAAATACAATACAAAGGTATACAAAAGCCTCAGGACAAGCCCAGGGTTATAATTGGAAGTCATTAGTGAATCAGCAAATATTGGATTTGCAAGATACTTTAAATAGGCCATATATAAATGATAATAGAAAAAATTCTATAAATATACAAATTGAGCAGTTGGAGTATTATTTGGAGCATAATATAAACCCCATTACCCCAAATACTGGAAAATTTACTATTGAATTTATGCAGCAGGCTGTTTATTTATTTTTACCTTTGCTTATAGTAATTTTAGCGGCAGATGTGGTATCTGGAGAATTTTCTTCAAAGACTATAAAAGTTCTATTGACCAGGGCTGTTCCTAGATGGAAAATATTATTAAGTAAGTATATTGCAGTTTTGATTTTATCTTGTATAGTTATTTTAGAGGCAGTTATTATGTGTATTTTAGTATCATCTTTTATATTTCATAGTTGGGGATGGAATGAACCTGTAGCAACTGGCTTTAGGGTTATAGCAGATAAACTGGATTCGTCAGGAGTAGTAAAGGTGTATCAGTGGCAATATGCAATTCTAATATATTCTTTAGGATGGTTCTCTTCTGTGAATATTGCAACTTTAGCCTTTATGATTTCTACATTAGTTAGAAGTACGGCAACTTCTATTGGTATAATGTTAGCTTCGCTAATTGGGGGTGAATTTCTTCAGTTGTTTTTATCTGATTGGCCTTTAGTCAAGTATTTCTTTGCCATTAATTTAGATTTACCTAAATATTTAACAGCATCTTATGAACCAATAGCGGGAATGAGCCTTTCCTTTTCTGTGGGTGTGTTATGTATATGGTCATTAATAGCTTTAGTAATTAGTTTTATTGTATTTACCAAGCAAGATGTATTAGTTTAG
- a CDS encoding ABC transporter ATP-binding protein: MREEVLLLDNVCKTIKGKRIINGISFSIKEGEVLGFLGPNGAGKSTTLRMIVGLLKPTSGRIEICGHSIVNDYVKAMSNVGCIIEGPDLYNYMSGIDNLNMLASMSKDVSNDDIISSVELVGLKNRIRDKVSTYSLGMKQRLGIAQALMHNPKLLILDEPTNGLDPSGISEMRNLIKKIAKEEGISVLVSSHLISEIELICDKVTIIKNGTILKNADVSELLNNQEVFWILDDNKKGKELLSEVWALESKIVKDRLEAAVDSAKLEEINSYFLKQGLLLKYVDKKHKTLEDLFLSLTRQSEII; encoded by the coding sequence ATGAGGGAAGAAGTGCTGCTTTTAGATAATGTATGCAAAACTATAAAAGGGAAACGCATTATCAATGGGATAAGCTTTTCAATAAAAGAAGGTGAGGTCTTAGGTTTCCTTGGTCCAAATGGAGCAGGTAAATCTACCACTTTGAGGATGATCGTAGGTCTTTTAAAACCTACTTCTGGAAGAATTGAAATATGTGGACATTCTATTGTGAATGATTATGTAAAAGCTATGTCAAATGTTGGATGTATAATAGAGGGACCAGATTTATACAATTACATGAGTGGCATTGATAATCTAAATATGTTGGCATCTATGAGTAAAGATGTCAGTAATGATGATATTATCAGTTCAGTAGAACTAGTAGGATTAAAAAATAGAATAAGAGATAAAGTGAGCACATATTCTCTGGGAATGAAACAGAGATTGGGGATTGCACAGGCATTAATGCATAACCCTAAGCTTCTTATTTTAGATGAACCTACCAATGGTCTTGATCCATCTGGAATAAGTGAAATGAGAAATTTAATAAAGAAAATTGCAAAAGAAGAAGGCATTTCCGTACTTGTATCCAGCCATCTTATTTCTGAAATAGAACTCATATGTGATAAAGTAACTATAATTAAGAATGGAACAATTTTAAAAAATGCAGATGTAAGTGAACTTTTAAATAATCAAGAGGTATTTTGGATACTGGATGACAATAAAAAGGGAAAAGAATTACTAAGTGAAGTATGGGCGTTGGAAAGCAAAATAGTTAAAGACAGACTTGAAGCTGCTGTGGATTCAGCTAAATTGGAAGAAATAAATTCTTATTTTTTAAAACAGGGCTTATTACTAAAATATGTAGATAAAAAGCACAAAACTCTAGAAGATTTATTTTTAAGTCTGACAAGACAAAGTGAAATAATTTAA
- a CDS encoding secondary thiamine-phosphate synthase enzyme YjbQ, translating into MKSYRKELWFDIPKRRAFINITPQIEKCLKESGIKEGLLLCNAMHITASVFINDDEGGLHKDFENFLEKVAPEKPHDQYYHNGYEDNADAHIKRSIMGREVVVAVTEGKLDFGPWEQIFYGEFDGMRKKRALVKIIGQ; encoded by the coding sequence ATGAAAAGTTATAGAAAAGAATTATGGTTTGATATTCCAAAAAGAAGAGCCTTTATCAACATAACTCCACAAATAGAGAAGTGTTTAAAAGAAAGCGGTATAAAAGAAGGACTGCTTTTATGTAATGCCATGCATATAACGGCCAGTGTATTTATAAATGATGATGAGGGTGGACTGCATAAGGATTTTGAAAATTTTTTGGAGAAAGTTGCACCTGAAAAACCTCATGACCAGTACTATCATAATGGGTATGAAGACAATGCCGATGCCCATATAAAGCGTTCTATTATGGGACGGGAAGTAGTAGTGGCAGTAACTGAGGGAAAGCTGGATTTTGGACCCTGGGAGCAAATATTTTATGGAGAATTTGATGGAATGAGAAAAAAGAGGGCTTTAGTAAAGATAATTGGACAATAA